In Amphiura filiformis chromosome 2, Afil_fr2py, whole genome shotgun sequence, one DNA window encodes the following:
- the LOC140145801 gene encoding cytolytic toxin-alpha-like — protein MFQSVIQRAALGRVAKIGALYDIRTESFLGDTLFGSKLGDEAIDTMDLGNTSIELVLTDSVQEKFNKLEVEAELQVSLLAGLVKLSGSGAYLGEERKSARAQSMSLLYKLRTVNEEIMLRQNKDKIDIEILSPSNGQSVNATHVVVAIDWGAVCSVTCEYENEEDEDITKVKGALSAELEKLKGLIDVKGSAKAAYDDKNKETHKKFTFKCKADVSAPDKDLPVTFEGAVELARNLPSLVKGTNNGKGVPLTYMLMPLDAIVKMCRLQVQIQTQYRAIDEDIIKKCAQVVEGITKKRQTLYDIHRDLHVCADYVAEGSLIRIDDILEKFVVEESGFKARLQKLVKKIRSGDEDVSSLEAFLSKELSVTSFISKYNDQIRGFQKDFNKVKSIKSWKSKGIIYVGRKDSPVLDDRRNVYVFYKTANEDDKDNHDKNQEFFLRLQKTYAQDDRNYKFIIVDQEIREDLWPASTEKASIHMFLDGRLTSMDLYAKEGQDSEMCLIKFDRPVYRQMRPSNRARVKLRCPNALSGNGECTGNPVIWMCSKCKHVVEYGIETKFFYCKCGESDPKKSLFRCNEKDHGMDYVKYPDDILADELSRLRAMQEKTY, from the exons ATGTTTCAGTCTGTGATACAGAGGGCTGCGCTAGGCAGAGTGGCCAAGATTGGAGCTCTCTATGATATAAGAACAGAAAGTTTTCTG GGTGATACTCTGTTTGGCTCAAAGCTGGGAGACGAAGCGATCGACACCATGGATCTTGGGAATACTTCAATAGAACTTGTATTGACAGACAGCGTACAGGAGAAGTTCAACAAACTTGAAGTAGAGGCAGAGCTTCAGGTGAGTTTGTTGGCAGGCCTCGTCAAGTTGAGCGGATCAGGGGCATATCTTGGGGAGGAAAGAAAAAGCGCTAGGGCCCAAAGTATGAGTCTACTTTACAAGTTGAGAACCGTCAATGAGGAGATCATGCTTCGCCAGAATAAGGATAAGATAGACATTGAAATTCTGTCACCTTCGAATGGACAGTCCGTCAATGCAACTCATGTTGTTGTTGCCATTGATTGGGGAGCAGTTTGCTCGGTTACCTGTGAATACGAAAACGAAGAAGATGAAGATATCACCAAAGTCAAAGGAGCTCTGAGTGCTGAGCTTGAAAAGCTGAAAGGGCTAATAGATGTCAAAGGGTCTGCTAAAGCAGCATATGATGATAAAAACAAGGAAACCCACAAAAAGTTCACCTTCAAATGCAAAGCAGATGTTTCAGCTCCTGACAAAGACCTCCCGGTTACATTCGAAGGTGCGGTGGAATTGGCAAGAAATCTCCCAAGTCTCGTTAAGGGCACTAACAACGGGAAGGGGGTTCCGTTGACCTATATGTTGATGCCACTGGATGCCATCGTCAAGATGTGCAGGCTTCAAGTACAGATTCAAACACAATATAGAGCAATCGATGAAGATATAATCAAGAAGTGTGCACAGGTCGTGGAAGGAATCACGAAGAAGAGGCAAACGCTCTATGATATTCATAGAGATCTACATGTCTGTGCAGACTATGTCGCAGAAGGATCTCTCATTAGAATTGATGATATATTGGAGAAGTTTGTTGTGGAAGAATCTGGTTTCAAGGCAAGGCTTCAAAAGTTGGTGAAGAAAATAAGATCGGGGGATGAAGACGTTTCTTCTCTTGAAGCATTCCTCAGTAAAGAGCTGTCTGTCACATCTTTCATCTCAAAGTACAACGATCAAATTCGGGGATTTCAAAAGGATTTCAATAAAGTAAAGTCTATCAAATCATGGAAGAGCAAAGGAATCATCTACGTCGGAAGAAAAGACAGTCCAGTTTTGGATGACAGAAGAAACGTCTATGTGTTCTACAAGACTGCCAACGAAGATGACAAGGATAATCATGATAAGAATCAAGAGTTCTTTTTGCGACTACAAAAGACGTATGCACAGGATGATAGAAACTATAAATTTATAATTGTAGACCAAGAAATAAGAGAGGATCTTTGGCCAGCTAGCACAGAGAAGGCAAGCATTCATATGTTTTTAGACGGCAGGCTTACATCAATGGACCTGTATGCCAAAGAAGGCCAAGACTCAGAAATGtgtctgatcaaatttgataggCCGGTCTACCGACAAATGCGCCCAAGCAACCGAGCACGTGTCAAGCTAAGATGTCCAAATGCTTTGTCCGGAAATGGTGAATGCACAGGTAACCCAGTCATCTGGATGTGTTCCAAATGCAAACATGTGGTTGAATATGGCATAGAAACCAAATTCTTTTACTGCAAATGCGGAGAATCGGATCCCAAAAAATCACTCTTTCGCTGCAATGAGAAGGATCACGGCATGGACTATGTCAAGTATCCAGATGATATTCTAGCTGATGAGTTGTCTCGGCTTAGGGCAATGCAGGAGAAAACATATTGA
- the LOC140137812 gene encoding uncharacterized protein — protein sequence MEAGKSATKEPRSYVFHVGDQIIRLIDTPGVGDSEGIEQDKKNFDNILSYLSYYQEIHAVCILLKPNNSRLTAMFRFCIQELLAHLHSSAKDNIVFCFTNARATFYQPGDTLPALNKELDKRKVGIKATPYNYFCFDNEPFRFLACLKNGVIFSQGDINTYAESWNRAVEETKRLFDHISTLKPHKVRNTLNMNEARRIIVAMSKPLAEVAKTIQQNVQSGIEAKTQIDLYKKDMDSLKVDLNIDGYDLKQVPLGYPRTVCADAACTRYVQVGKTRVQNTIYEQICHHHCNLRGIPTETTNDSRLQGCACIGRNNDCSQCGHHYTKHMHITYSTEVIATQFLSDDVQAQIDQKKSAKETKEAYKVAIDTKNRELTEEQEIIMKTSAKYGSFLKANAIIPYNDAVADYLDMSIEQERNKAKEIRNDPLLDKMQTMKSQYEHERRILDRAIANNTGEYIHTPEEVMKLQEELFRLKHMGKTLKDLFFFMEFLFHGRPTTLHSKRRPLPFDNMLDTVTGHQTRLFRVDSISGRRRKPFLDSKCQVGQCNKIGTSSFLRE from the coding sequence ATGGAAGCTGGAAAATCTGCTACCAAAGAGCCTCGTTCCTATGTCTTCCATGTAGGTGATCAGATAATTCGCTTGATTGATACACCAGGAGTAGGGGACAGTGAAGGTATAGAACAAGACAAGAAAAACTTCGACAACATACTGTCATACCTGTCTTACTACCAAGAGATCCATGCTGTGTGCATACTTCTCAAGCCGAATAACTCGCGTCTGACAGCGATGTTCCGCTTTTGTATCCAGGAGCTCTTGGCTCATCTGCATTCATCGGCCAAAGACAACATTGTCTTCTGCTTCACAAACGCTCGAGCAACATTCTACCAACCTGGTGATACTTTGCCTGCCTTAAATAAAGAGCTTGACAAAAGAAAGGTCGGGATTAAAGCTACTCCATACAACTACTTCTGCTTTGACAACGAGCCTTTTCGCTTTTTGGCTTGTTTAAAGAATGGAGTGATATTCAGTCAAGGAGACATAAACACGTATGCTGAAAGTTGGAACAGGGCTGTTGAAGAAACGAAACGCCTCTTCGACCACATCAGCACCTTGAAGCCACACAAAGTAAGGAATACTTTAAATATGAATGAGGCTCGAAGAATCATCGTGGCTATGAGCAAACCCTTAGCAGAAGTTGCCAAGACAATTCAACAGAATGTTCAAAGTGGCATCGAGGCCAAAACCCAAATTGACCTGTACAAGAAAGATATGGATAGCTTAAAAGTCGATCTAAATATTGATGGCTATGACTTGAAGCAAGTACCGTTAGGCTATCCCAGAACGGTCTGTGCAGACGCCGCCTGTACCAGATATGTTCAAGTTGGTAAAACTCGTGTTCAGAACACGATCTACGAGCAAATTTGTCATCACCATTGCAATCTGCGTGGAATTCCAACAGAAACAACAAATGACTCGAGGTTGCAAGGTTGTGCATGCATAGGTAGGAATAATGATTGTTCGCAGTGTGGTCACCATTACACCAAGCACATGCACATCACATATAGCACTGAAGTAATCGCAACACAATTCCTATCTGATGATGTTCAAGCACAAATCGATCAAAAGAAAAGCGCCAAAGAAACAAAGGAGGCTTATAAAGTAGCTATTGATACCAAAAATAGAGAATTGACGGAAGAGCAAGAAATCATCATGAAAACAAGCGCCAAATATGGCTCATTCCTCAAAGCAAATGCTATCATACCCTACAATGACGCAGTTGCAGACTACCTGGACATGTCCATTGAACAGGAGAGAAACAAGGCAAAAGAAATCAGAAACGACCCACTGCTGGACAAAATGCAAACTATGAAGAGCCAGTACGAACATGAAAGGAGGATCTTGGATAGAGCAATTGCCAATAACACTGGCGAATACATACATACACCAGAGGAGGTGATGAAGCTTCAGGAAGAGCTCTTTCGTCTGAAACATATGGGAAAAACCTTAaaggatcttttttttttcatggaattTCTATTTCACGGTCGTCCAACAACATTGCATTCAAAGAGAAGACCGCTCCCATTCGACAACATGCTCGACACCGTAACAGGACATCAAACGCGACTTTTCAGAGTGGACAGCATATCAGGAAGGCGAAGAAAACCTTTCTTGGATTCGAAATGCCAAGTTGGTCAATGTAATAAGATCGGGACATCCTCATTTCTAAGAGAATGA